TCTGGGGCGGGGGACCATTACTCCATTTCTTAGCGGAGGAAGCGGAGGCCGGCCCGGAGGGCAAAGCTGGGGTCCGGGTCCGCCAGGCAACACGCCCCACGCTGGGGTGCGCCCCGCAGAGGGACACGCTGGGAGAAAGTGTTTCTGAGCGTGGGCCCTGCAGGGTGGGCCTGTGCAGAGAGTGAGCccagggttggggagaggggggaagggggaaggagaccCAGGGAAGGGAGGTGAGGATCCAGCACAGATGTCGAGGTGCCccggggtgaggggaagagacgGACCCTGATCCGCGGCCGCCAGCTGCACGTTGCCCGCTGGGTCTGCCTGGAATCAGGTGTGATGGTGGGGACGGGTGTCTAGCAGTGAGACCCCGACGAGCCCGCCCGCTCCTTGCAGAGATGGTGGCCACACAGCAGCAGATGAATGACGCGCAGCTGGTGCTCCAGCAGCGAGACTACTGCGCCCACTACCTCATCCGGCTGCTCAAGTGCAAGCGTGACAGCTTCCCCAACTTCCTGGCCTGCAAGCGCGAGCAGCACGACTGGGACCACTGCGAGCACCTCGAGTgagccccggcccctgccccgcgccccggccccggcccctggCCTGGCCTCAACCCCGCACCCCAGCCCGGCCCACGCCCCAGCCTGGCCCGGCCTCACCTTGGTGGAAGGAGGACTCTCGAGGGGCCTGCTGGGTGGACGGGTGGTCTCGAGGCCACTTGGAGGAATGGCCAGGCCAGGCTTCCTGGTGGGAGGCCCAGCTTCTGCCCCGGGGCTCGCTGTCAACCAGCCAGCACCTGCTCGGCAGACCCCAGACTTAAAGCAGCCACCCGCCGGTAGGTCTTTCCTACTCAGAGGCCTCCCAGAAAGCCGTGGACGCCCATTCCGGGCCCTTCCACTTCCTGGGGCTTGGGAGGACCCGGCCAGGGGCCCTGACACCCGTTCACGTGCTCTGCTCGCAGCTACGTGATGCGCATGAAGGAGTTTGAGCGGGAACGGAGGCTGCTCCAGCGGAAGAAGCGGCGGGAGCAGCGGGCGGCAGACGTGGCCCAAGGCCAGGGGCCCGGCGAGGTGGCCCCCGAGGTAGCCCTGTAGCGGACCCGCCCCCACCCTGTGGACCAGTCGATAAATAAAAGCCTCCGGGCCCCTCAGCCggagccctgcctcctcctgtgATGTGCTGGCTCCCCAACCCcgccctcacccccctcccccgaaaGAAACACGCGgagcctgagcccaagtctggcAGGGGCAGGCAGGTTTTATTCCAAGCGCCGGACAGTGGtggccccccctcctcccccggaaTGCTGCTGGGACAGAGGAAGAGCCTGGCTTGGTGGAGCCTGGGAGCCGGCGGCggctcagagcaggaaggggatGATGGGCATGCGCAGAGGCGGGTAGTCCCGGAACTCCTTCAGGTAGCTGCGGTGCTTGCCCTTGGCCCAGATGGTCATCTGAGTGAAGCCCACCAGGGAGAAGAGGGCCACTGTGGGGCAGAGCGGGGGCGTCAGGGGGGGCCGCAGAGcccgggccgggggggggggggggggcatggaggGAGGAGCAGCGGGTTCACCTGGGAGACACTGTGTCATGATGGCAAAGCCAATCCAGGATCCCACCTGTGGGGAGAGGGGTCAGGGGTCAGGGTGGGCAGGACAGGGCAGTGCCGGCCGCTCCACGGAGGCCTCGcccacctccccccaaccctTACTATCCAAATGCCGATGCCAGAGAGGCCTCGAGTAGACAGGATGACCTGATGAAGGCGCCCCCCGTTTCCTTGTGGCTGCGAGCCTGGCCTTGCACACCTCCCAACTCCCAGAAAGGCCAGCTTTTCCGTCTCCAGATGCTACAAACTGCCAAGGCAGCTGGTGAGCCAGGGACCCCTGTCAGGGGCCGGTCCTTCCGTGTGGGACCCCAGccccaggagggagaggggaggagagcggGGCAGAGCCGCACCTCGTACGTGTAGTTGGGGCAGGACACCAGCAGGAAGAGCCAGGTGAAGGGGTTCTTGGTGGGGTATGGGATCTTCCTGGTCTTGGACCCTGCAGGGCAGGACAGGAGGGGCAAGTGAGACCCCCTCACCCGGCCCACCCGGcccgacccccaccccctcacctggGGCAGGCCCCTCACCAGCTGGCCGCAGGTCCCGCAGGGCCATGTGGATGGAAAAGTTGCCAAGCTGGCAGATCTGTCAGAGCAGCAGGGTCAGCGGGGAGCCCCCAGagtccccaccccagacccctcctccccagcctgctTACCACGAAGATGGCGAGGGCCAGTTTCACCTGCTGAGCTCCATAGGCtgaagaggaagcagaggggtGGCCTGTGAGGGGAGAacccagggaggtggggaggggcagggtccgAGGCCACTTACTGGGGGGTGTGTAGAGAGGGTGGTTAATGTAATAGGCCATCCATGCGGCGAAGCCCCAGTAGTAGGTGCAGTTCTGAAAGGGAGCGGGGCTGCGGTGAGTCGGGCCGGCAGTGGGTGGGGCCAGGGACGGGCGGGGTCTGGGCACAGGGGTCCAGGTGGGTGGGGCCGGGAGGCGGCCTGCGTCTGGCTGGACACACCCCGGGGCGCTCACCTTGAAGATGTTGCGCAGGGGCATGGTGCCATGGGAGAAGCGGTGCACGAAGAGCGTCTCCAGCAGACGCTTGATGTAGTGGAATGAGTGGCAGATGCAGgcaaggctggggggggggggggggggaggggcgggggcaggctCAGCTGGGGCAAGTCCAgcaggcctcccccccccccccaccgcccctccccctggccccaCTCACTGCACCACCGTGTGCCGGCTGGACGTGAAGTCATACTTGTGGCCGTAGATGAAGGGCACCCGGAAGTAGAAGAGCAGGTAGATGAAAAGGGGCCCTGCGTACTCGGTCAGGAAGACCTGGGGGTACGGGGAGCAGGTGAGTCACCCCAGTGTGGCTGCTGGCAAAGGAGGCCACGGACAGGGCTGCGGCTCACCGTCACCCAGCTGATCTGGGCCCCCAGGTCCCGGAAGTAGAGTGTGGCCGTGGTGCCCACAGGCAGCTTCTGCAGGACGTCCTCATCCTTCAGGGACTTGCCCTCTGCAGAGAGACCAGGCCGGGGCTCAGAGCTGCCCAGGACTTTGCCCACTGCCACCCAGGAGCCTAGGGCGGCCGAGCAGACAGCTGTACTCACTGGGGTCCAGGCGGAGGGACTGGCGAGCAGGGTACCACTGTGGATCTGCGGGGAGAGCAGGGCATCACAGCGCACAGCATGGTGGAGCCCAGGGACCCCacgcctcctccagccccaggacAAGGCCTCTGAGGCCCGTGCTAGGACCCAGCCGGGAACAACCCAGGCAGGAGAGGGATGTTATCCTTCCGAAGGCCCGGCAACGACATTCCTGCTGGAGGCCACGCAGGGACATCTGCCCCAGGCAAGCCAAGAGAAGCCTGGGCCACACTGGGGGCATCTCTGCAGGACCTGGGAGGACAGGTATACAGGACAGGGTCCCACCCAGAGGCCTCTGCCCAGAGGTCACAGGGGTGGCACAGCTGGGCCCGGGACTTACGGGTCTTGGTGAAGAGGTTCTTGATCTCGGCAATGGTGGCATGGGGCTCCACCTGGGGGAAGCAGAGGCCGCAAAGAAGTCGGGGGCAGGGGAGCCTGGTCAGGGCCCCTCCTGGTGAGGGGGGTCGGACAGGGGGCCTGGGCCCCTGCTATGGGAGGGGGAAGGCCGGAGTTCAGGCCCCCCTACCTACATGGCTGAACAGCACAGCAGCGGCCCCCCCCAGAGTGGAGACGGTATGAGCCTGGGAAGCTGGGCCTGCTTCCCTGCCTGTGCTCACCCCCACACAGCTGCCCGCAGAGTGACGGCCCTCGGTCAGGGCCAGAACCCACTGGGGCGGGAGCCCCTTCCCCCCTGCCTGGCATCTGCAGGGGGCAGCTCTCAGAACCCCCACCTTCTTCCCAGGCCCCAAAGCCCTGCAGGGTCCACAGAGGttgcctcacctcctcccaccaGGGGGCCGGATCCTGGCCACACCCAAGGGCCAGcgctgcccaccccaccccaccccaccccaccccaccccacgccGGCAGGGGCAGGCCCGGGGACAGTACCCCTCATCCGCCCGAGGAGTAGGTGGGGTGTCAGGACACAGGTTGGGGGGACGCAAGGAGTCCGCCTCCTCAGaaccaggagccccaggaagtAACGGGCCCAGACTCCGTGTCCTCGGCCCAGGGCCGCCGACGCCACGGTCGTACCTTGTCCAGGAAGCACAGCTTCTCTCGCGTCTTCGCATCCAGAATCTCCACCTCGAAAAAGAGGACGGCCTTTTTAGGTTTTTTGGTCTTGGCGGGGGCGATTCGGGGGAGGCCGTtgaggccgaggccgaggccggGGCCTGGGcccgggccggcctcccgggccACCATGCCCATGTTCAGGTCCATGCTGCCCTGCTCTGCCCGCTGCGGCCAGCGGCCCCGGCTGCCAGACGTCAGCCCCCACCTCGGACCTCCCCAGGCGGAGCGGCTCTGGGCCGGGCGGGCGCGATCAAATTCTGCCGCGGTGCTGGAGAGGAGCCCGCGCCTGCCCTGGCACCACCACCTTCTGTGCAGATGTAACCCGAGTGCCCCACAGCCACGGCCCAGCTAAATATAAAACTGCCCCAgaccgagccccccaggagccATGCCACAGACCTCCTGGGGGCGACCCCTGGGGGCTGGGTCCCCCAAAACTGAGGCTTTTGAGTGGACACAGCGCCTGGACagcactgggggcagggagaccctgggaggcaggcagggaggcacCTCCCGCCTGGCCCGGTGCAGGGTGGGGCCGGCCTCGGGAGGAGGGCGAGAGAGGCCGAGGGCGGCCCAAGCCTCGGCCGGCTCAGGCCCGCAGGGCTCACGGGGCTTAGAGAAATCCCAGCTATTTTGAGAATCCCAGAGACAGATCATCCACTTCCCCTTCTGAGCTGTAAGAGACCCTGCGGATTATTTTCCTTGTGCATTTGTGTTCCCAGGGAGGTGACAGATTCCTAAGTTATTGGTGCAGAGAGCCTCTCTCTAAGTGTGGAAAGGGTCAGGAAACGGAGAAGTTTCCAGCCAGCATCCCCAGCCTGGATGGATgaggccccggccccggcccctgcCTCCCTGACCTCCCTTCTCCACTCATTTCTCACTAGGTCCACCCGGGCCTGTCCAAGGCCACCTCTGGGGCAGTCTTCCCACCACGTCAGCCCAACACAGTGCCCTTGCCTAGGCCCTGAGCCCACAAAGCCCAAAGCCCggccaccccccaaccccacccttcTCCCAGAGCCGCCCCCAGACAGTGGCAGAGCAGTGGGCAGAgttgggagggagagagccccccccggggggtgggggtgggggtctggccCACCCATCCCAAGCAGGTCAGAGAAGGCGCCGCCGGGAGGGGCCGTGAGCATGTGAACTGCCGAAGCTGGAGGGAGGCCCAGCAGTGGCCAGTGGATCCCCAAAGGCCCAGGTGCTCCCACGGGGGGCTTGGCACAGATGCCACTGACGTGGGTCATGGCAAGAAGGCCTAGGTCTGACCTCAGGTCGGCCACTAGCAAAGCAGGCACTGAGAATCCTTCCCGCCCCTGGCGGACCTCGGTCAGAGGCAGTGTGGAGAAAGGAGCCGGTCAAGAAACCCCAGGGCAGGGCCCCAGCCAGGGCTCTCTGAGGGCAAGGCCGGCCACCCACAGCCCGGCAGATGGTGTGGTCCACTGCAACCAGCACCCCCTAGAGGGAAAGGGATCCCCTCACACATCCCCCAACAACACGGCAGATGTGGGGACTGAGTCTGGCCATGCCACGAGGTCGCCCGTGACCAGCCCCTcacttctctctgagcctcgtcCAGGAGGCAGGTAGGAAGGCGTGGGCCTCAAGGGGTTATAAGGGGTCATGAGACAATGTGAGTGGAGCACCAGCATGGGGCCTGACAGGAAGTGCCCCAAAACCTGGGGCCACGAGGCTGGGCGTGAGGAGGCCCGGTGGGAAGGGCACAGGCCTGGGTGCAGATCCTGGCGGCCTGCAGGCCTGTTTGCCCACGTGTGCTACGCCCGCCCCACATCAGGGACACGAGAGGGCCCAACACCCAGAAGCCCTGGCCCATGAGCCTGCTGGGGACTGCCAGCCGTGTGGCCTTGGGGGACAGCCTACCGAGCCCCTCTGAGCCACGGGCCAAACAGATGGGGCCAGAAAAGAAGCTGGTCATACGGCCCAGAGGACttgtgggagagggaaggggcacgCTTGGAACGTGCCAGAAAGGGCTGGAATAGCAGGGCCGTGGGCAGGCATAGGGCCTGCCCTGTGGCTGCAGGTATATTAATAGTTCCTGGGTCCCAGCAGGGCGGTGCCCACATGCCTTCAGAGCCCGTGTGGGGCAGGAGGGCAGCACCAGGCCCACTGGGAGAGGACGCCTCCAAGTTCCTGCTGAGCCACTCAATAGCTTAAAATATAagcagcccctctccctgccGGCCAGCTGCTGGGGGAGGGCTGAAatcctacccctctcccccagcctgggCACCAGACCAGGGTCCGGGGAGAGTCGGGGGCCCCGACTGGCTGCCGGAGAGGAAGCCGGGTGGCAGGAGGGGTGGCCGGGCAAGGGGCACACTCCCAGCGGCCCGCGCCGGGGTCAGTCCCAAGCTGGAGGACGGGAGCCCGCACCCTCACAGAGGTAAGCCTGGCCCTCCGGGCAGCACCCTGGGGCCCAGCCCACTGGGGTGGGGGTTGCCTCAGCTCAGGGCTGCTGCGGCTGGATCTGGGGCTGGGTCGGTCATTTCCCACTTCTCACCCCCTCATCCCAGGACCCAGCAGCTTTCATGCTGAGAGAGGTCTCAGAGGCCCTGAGGAGTGAGGAGAAGGTAGGACCCAGGACCTCTCCGTGCGATTTTATAATTACTGCAaactgaaaagtgaaataaaagtttaCGCTAggtggcagaaaaaaagaaagaaagaaagaaagttatgctaagtaaaagaggccagacacaaagACTCACCATATTATGTAAAGTGTTCAGAATCAGCAAACCCAAAGAGCCAGAAAGACTGGGTTGCCAGGGGGCTGCGGAGGGGGGATGGGGAATGTTGCCTGATGGGAACCTGGTATCTTTTAGGGGTGACGGCAACATTCTAAAACTAAAACGAGGTGGTGGCTGCAGTGGACAGACGACACTGTGACTCTACCAAATGCCGCTGCactattcatttttaatggttCATTTTATGCGAACTGcacttcaataaattatttttaagggggGGCGGGATGCGCTAAGAAGCAGGCCCCAATTACCCATCAAAAGAAAAGGCCCCAGGGCAGGGAGCAGCAAGggtaccccacccccatccacctcccaaCACTGAGGGCCTAAACAGAGGGGACATGGTCATATGCTTCCCATTCTTCAGTCCCTCAGCTTACCCACCCactgcacccctccccaccccgctgcgaccccagcccctgctctgtgctgagcataccTCCCATGCcctgtccttctccctccctctctctctctctctgtgtgtgtctctgtgttgCCTGCCCAGGCCTGATGCCAGCCTAGGGTGGGGACCCAGGGTAGGCCTACGCCAGGTCAGACGGTGTAGGCAGCTGCCAAGCACAGCCCTTAGGCAGGGTTCCTGAGCACAGAAGGGTAGGCAGCAGGCCCAGGCCCCATCCCTGGGGAGAAGACAggcctggggaagggaggagaggtcaGCCCTCCTAAGGCTGCTGGAGGCAGGTGAAAGGCTGGGAGGGGTGTCACTGGCCGGAGGTCCCAGCCGCTGACCATAGCTAGGGGGTGTGGCACAGCAGGCTCCGGCACAATGGATACAGAGGACAAGGACGGGGCGGACACCCTGGCCTGGGACACGGGAGCACGGCTCTGCGATGACAGTTCCACTAGCCCGGGAGGAATTCTCACCCAGGCGCCTGAGATTCCAGGATCCGGCCAACAGCAACTCGTGGCACCACGAGGTCAGggcatgggggttgggggagggggcaggaccaAGGATGGGGCCACAGCCCACCCTGAAAGAGGGGCGGGGGTCAGGCTGCAGCCTTCCCCAGCTTGGAGGGGAACACCCAGAGCCACTGCTGAGCAGCAGGGCCCACGGCCTTCATGGTCTTCATGGAAACAAAGAAGCTGCTGATCAAGGTAGTCACAGTGGAAACAGGGGTGCTGTGTTCTGAGCTAGTGTCGGTGCCCACAGCAAGGCTCCAGGGGTGAACCCCACCTGGTAGATGAGAAACACCAGAGCTGTGGGAAAGCGGAGCAGTTACGCATCTGTAGGAGaggctcagggcctttgcacatgctgttcccgcTGCCTAGACCACTCTCCCCCAGACCCCTCAGGGCTCCTCCCTTCACCTCCATGGGCCTTCAGACAAATGCTCGGTGAGGTCCTTCCTGACTTAAAATAGCAACTCCCAGATACCAGCTCCCAAGGACAAGGACTGCCCCGTTCTTGACCATTTCCCAGCACACAGACCTCCCCAACAAGGAGCTGTGCTCCGTAAGCACCTGCATGAGGCAGCTGGGCTTGCCTAAGGCCCCACCACCGGCCTCTGAGCCCAGGCCTTTCCCTTCACCACACCCCAGGGGGCCCTGCCCACCTCGCCCAACCCCAGGGTGGCGGCAGGGTGGCGGCAGGGTGGAAGCTGCTGCCTGGAGTTCTCCGTACCCTGGGCCAGGGACCTAGTGCCAGGGAAGCCTCTGTGAGGCCCCCACACATGCCCGCCAGGCTCCTGTGACCCTGTGGGGCCCAGCATTCTGGCAGCCAGACCCTCCTCCCAGGCTCGGGAGCACCACTCACTGGGGGAAAGGGCCAGTGACCAAGCCAGCTCCCAACTCCAGGGAAAGCTCGTTGACTTCCTGCACCAGCAAAAGCCCAACACAGAAgaggggctccatgctgaccggcTCTATGGAGCCTGGGCCCTCAGAGGCACTACCACAGGCCCCGTGGTCCCCACACAAGGAGGCCTCAAGGGCCTCCTCGGCTGTGTGCACATTACCTAGGCTCTAAGGTCAAGAAGACTCAcctacttcctggctgtgtggccctggacaagttactcaacctctctgagcctccattttctcatctataatgtGGGCTGCCCCCACCTGCCGTCTCGCAGAATTACCGTAAGATTTACAGAGATAATGACACCCAAAAACAGGAGATAAACACACCCAGCCTACAAGAGATCCTGCATGGAGTTAACTATCATCAGACCAACACTGGCAAAACAGTACTGGCAGTACAGCCAGGCCCTTTCTCCCCAAATCCTGGCCATGAAGACACCAAGGTCAGGGAGGTGATGTGGTGACGCTCCATCCAGCCGGTGACAATGCGCCCGAACCCTAACAATAGCAAGACACGTGTgggtgggaggggcggggctgcggCGAAGTCCCTACTACGGTTCGCTGCCAGGCTGCGGCGGCTGCCCTGCGCTCCACTGCCCCCTTGTGGCCGTGGACTCCACTCCCAACTGCGGGAGGACGAAGACCCCTGTCAGGCAGAAAACGCCAGTGCAGGACCAAGAGCGAGTACTGGCTCGGGCTCCGCCACTTACCAGCCAAGAGGCCTCGGGAGCCACTGCCCCACGTTCCCTCTTTCGGCCCCTCGCCCGCtcccgcctcccctcctcccccatctcagGCACTGCAGTGAACAAGGCCCATCCCAGCCTTCACAGGACCGCACCCCACCCTGTGcgtgctgtgggggaggggggcgggggcgaggCGGGGGACAAGAGTGACCCGTCTGTCACCAAGCGTCGTGGAGAAAAACCTAACTGGGCAGGGGAGtccggggtggggaggaaggccaTTTTCGGGACAGTGGTCAGGGAAAAGCGTCcctgagcgggggggggggggggggggggggggggggggggcggcatcCAGGCAAAGGCCAGTGAGACGCCAGGCAACAAGCGTGCACACGAGGCAGAGGGAAGGCCGAGTACAAGGGCCCTGTGGCTGGATGCGCTCAGCGGCTCTGAGGAGCAGAAGGCCCAGGTGGCCAGCACAGAGCGGGCAGACGGCACAGTGAGGGCTCTGGCTCTTACCCCGAGGGAAGTGGGCAGGTTCCCGGTTCCCCCGGGAACTGGGAGACCAGGGCAACGatggggacagagcagggaggTGGCCACGGAGGAGTGGAAAGTGGTGGCGTTCTGGACAGACTAAGGGCAGGACCACGGGATCTGCTGATGATGGTCTGGGGGGCCCGGGGGGTCCGACCTGAGCCCCAGGAGGAAGGAGCGCCAGAACAAAGGCGGCAGGAGGAGTAGGCGCCACCTGAGCCCAGGTGTGAAGAGCCACGCTTGCACCCAGGGGCCCGGCCGCCAGCGCCCACGAGGCCTGCCAGCCGGGGGCCCGGGCCCCTCTCGAGCCTCAGTGTCCCCCCAACCCTGTAAACACCGCCGGGCCCAGTGCTCTCCAGGCCCCTCCCATCCGCCAACAAGACTCCGTGGCCTCGCGGCGGAGTCCACATCCCAGGGCCCCTTGGCCCTTGGGGTAGGCACAGGCCTGAGGGTCGGCCCGGATTCCAGCTCACCCTCACCAGCTCCCGATGATGCCCCTGGAACCTCTGTGCATCCTCAGGCGGACCCGCCCAATGGGCACGCGTGGAAAACGGCAGGCCTGGAGCTGCGGCGGCTTCCCGGGCCCCTCTCCTCGTCCTCCCCTTTCACCTGCCCGGCAGCCGAGAGGGCAGGAGCTCTTGGCTCCGCTTCTCAGATAAGGAAGCCGTGTTCCAAAGGGTGAGGGACGCTCCCGGGTCACACAGCAAACACCTGGGCCCAGACTGCGCGCCCGTGTGTGCTGAGAAAggccagcacccccaccccccgccccgcccacacAGGCCTCTGGGGCCGCACCCCCAGCCGGCGCAGGCTCTCTGCGGAGGCCCCGCGCAGAGACGGCACAAGCAGCACACCCAGCCTCCGGCGGGCTCTCTGAGACCCCACGTGGGTCTGCCGGCCAGGAAAGGGCCCTGCAACTAGGCCACCTTGTGAGGGACGTGTGCGCCCTGGTGGTGACGTCTTCTCCTGGGCCTGGGGCACGAGAGGCCCGCTGTGGGTGCAAGCCCTGCTCAGGGCAAGCTGGGACTCCAGACAAAGATGCAAAGACCTTGACAGGTCCTTCCGCCGGCTGGCCCAGGCCCTCGCGGCCCCCACGGGCCCCCCGCTCGGGGCATAAGAGCCGCCGCACCCAGAGGAGGGAGGCCCGGCCGCGAGCGGCACAGCACCTGGCCGGCTCACCCGCTTCACAGATGCAGAGGCTCGGGCACGTTCGCCTGGACTCGGCGACTCAGCACTTGCAGCTCCCTTTCCCTTCCACTTTCCAGAAATATCGAAGTCACACTGCTCGCGCCAGGGTGGCTGAAAAGACCTTGGGCTCAGCTGCCAGGAGGCCAGCACAGGCCGCACCTGCTCCGCCAGAAATACCTCCTTCCCCAGTGGCCTCAGCTCGTGACCCCATTTCTCTGAGGTGCCCAGCGCACTTGCACCAGCCTCCCCGATGTGCCACCACGGGGGCAGAACGTCACCAAGGCTGGCAAGGGCGGGGAGACGCTGACCACCCACTCCCAGGCCCTCAACCAGCCAgttcccacctcctgcccccgCTGGCCAGACAACAAGAGCCAGGGTCTGAATGCCAATGTCCCTGGGCTCTGGGATGGGGGCCAGGAGACGCTGGAGAGCCCCATACACCCCAGCGGCGTCCTGGAGAACATTCTTTAGGTGCTCAGGTGACCCCGGGTTGGTGGCAGCAACCACACAGAGCACAACCTGAAGGGGACACCGAACCAACACAGCGGGGACTCTGGGTCTCGGGCCCGTTGACCAGCTGCCCGCTGGCACCCGCAGCCCCCGCACCTCCCTGGGCGGGCACAGGCTGCACCTTCCGGGACTCCAGAGGGCGCTGTCCCACCCAGAGCAGGGCTGCCCCTGGGGCCTGTGCCACTGGGAAGCGCCTCCCCAAGGAACATCTGTCGGATGCTTACCTCGTGCCAAGGGCCGTGCCGAGACCTTCGCCTGCCTAACTCACCTAGCCTCACCAAGGCCCGTAAGCTAAGGACTGTGACCCCAGTCATGCAGCTCAGAAACGAGGGGGCCCTCGCCCAgggcacacagccaggaagtgccGCGGCCAGCGCCAACGCACCCGCCTGGGCCCACAGCCCCCGCCACACCACCAGCACCGCTCCGAAGGGTGGGGTTAGATGCCGACGGGGGAAGAAAGGTGGGAGGGGCCCCGGGATCCGATCATCTGCAAGTCACCCCCTTCCCTCCCGATGCTCCAACTCCAGCACACCCGTCTTGGGAGGTCCAGACTCCGCAGAACAGGTCACTACCAGGGAGCCCAGGGACCGAGCCCGCTCCTCACAGGCCTCAGGCTCCCGTGGCCCCAGCACACTCAGGGTCCCAAGGGAGAAAGACCCGTCACCTCCTGACACCACACAGAGGTGTCCAGGCAGGCTCAGCGGCTGTCTTAACACTTCCTGCACGGTTTCCCGTCAGGccccagggggaggggtggagggagtcCCCACGGCAGTGCCACAGCAGAGGCCAGAGTCAGCCCAGCCTCCCAGACTGAGCCTCAGCGTCTCCCTCTGGTCGATGGGAACGTTTGAAAGAAGACCTAACAGACAGGGTTCTCGTGGCACACGTGGCAGAAGTCCCACCCGTGGCCCCGAACCCTGCCTGCTCATGTGACTCCGCTGAGGAGCCCTGGACTGGGCAGCCTAGGCGGGGGACCGGGGTCTCTGAAGGGGGAGCCGGCGCCCACAGCTTcaaaagctcccaggtgacagATGGGAACAGCCACCTCGACCCAGGCTGCCTCTGGAAGCCCAAAACCCCTCCCGGTGGGGCCTCAACCATTCCCTGCAGGTGCAACCCACCCCTTCCTTGCCCTGCCCCCTGCAGGGTGTGAGTCCTGAGTACCCAGCCACCACCAGCTCACACTGATCCTACTAGATTGGCACtgttaccccattttacagacaaggaggcTGAGGCTGAGGAACACAAGTCCCCAG
This DNA window, taken from Neofelis nebulosa isolate mNeoNeb1 chromosome 4, mNeoNeb1.pri, whole genome shotgun sequence, encodes the following:
- the TECR gene encoding very-long-chain enoyl-CoA reductase isoform X2; amino-acid sequence: MDLNMGMVAREAGPGPGPGLGLGLNGLPRIAPAKTKKPKKAVLFFEVEILDAKTREKLCFLDKVEPHATIAEIKNLFTKTHPQWYPARQSLRLDPKGKSLKDEDVLQKLPVGTTATLYFRDLGAQISWVTVFLTEYAGPLFIYLLFYFRVPFIYGHKYDFTSSRHTVVHLACICHSFHYIKRLLETLFVHRFSHGTMPLRNIFKNCTYYWGFAAWMAYYINHPLYTPPTYGAQQVKLALAIFVICQLGNFSIHMALRDLRPAGSKTRKIPYPTKNPFTWLFLLVSCPNYTYEVGSWIGFAIMTQCLPVALFSLVGFTQMTIWAKGKHRSYLKEFRDYPPLRMPIIPFLL
- the TECR gene encoding very-long-chain enoyl-CoA reductase isoform X4, with protein sequence MRPTPRRPGRGGPRRSPHLHCSGARCHLRAWHQVEILDAKTREKLCFLDKVEPHATIAEIKNLFTKTHPQWYPARQSLRLDPKGKSLKDEDVLQKLPVGTTATLYFRDLGAQISWVTVFLTEYAGPLFIYLLFYFRVPFIYGHKYDFTSSRHTVVHLACICHSFHYIKRLLETLFVHRFSHGTMPLRNIFKNCTYYWGFAAWMAYYINHPLYTPPTYGAQQVKLALAIFVICQLGNFSIHMALRDLRPAGSKTRKIPYPTKNPFTWLFLLVSCPNYTYEVGSWIGFAIMTQCLPVALFSLVGFTQMTIWAKGKHRSYLKEFRDYPPLRMPIIPFLL
- the TECR gene encoding very-long-chain enoyl-CoA reductase isoform X6, coding for MKHYEVEILDAKTREKLCFLDKVEPHATIAEIKNLFTKTHPQWYPARQSLRLDPKGKSLKDEDVLQKLPVGTTATLYFRDLGAQISWVTVFLTEYAGPLFIYLLFYFRVPFIYGHKYDFTSSRHTVVHLACICHSFHYIKRLLETLFVHRFSHGTMPLRNIFKNCTYYWGFAAWMAYYINHPLYTPPTYGAQQVKLALAIFVICQLGNFSIHMALRDLRPAGSKTRKIPYPTKNPFTWLFLLVSCPNYTYEVGSWIGFAIMTQCLPVALFSLVGFTQMTIWAKGKHRSYLKEFRDYPPLRMPIIPFLL
- the TECR gene encoding very-long-chain enoyl-CoA reductase isoform X5 codes for the protein MQPVKAKVEILDAKTREKLCFLDKVEPHATIAEIKNLFTKTHPQWYPARQSLRLDPKGKSLKDEDVLQKLPVGTTATLYFRDLGAQISWVTVFLTEYAGPLFIYLLFYFRVPFIYGHKYDFTSSRHTVVHLACICHSFHYIKRLLETLFVHRFSHGTMPLRNIFKNCTYYWGFAAWMAYYINHPLYTPPTYGAQQVKLALAIFVICQLGNFSIHMALRDLRPAGSKTRKIPYPTKNPFTWLFLLVSCPNYTYEVGSWIGFAIMTQCLPVALFSLVGFTQMTIWAKGKHRSYLKEFRDYPPLRMPIIPFLL
- the TECR gene encoding very-long-chain enoyl-CoA reductase isoform X7, which gives rise to MTGVTVLSLRALVRLGELGRRRSRHGPWHEVEILDAKTREKLCFLDKVEPHATIAEIKNLFTKTHPQWYPARQSLRLDPKGKSLKDEDVLQKLPVGTTATLYFRDLGAQISWVTVFLTEYAGPLFIYLLFYFRVPFIYGHKYDFTSSRHTVVHLACICHSFHYIKRLLETLFVHRFSHGTMPLRNIFKNCTYYWGFAAWMAYYINHPLYTPPTYGAQQVKLALAIFVICQLGNFSIHMALRDLRPAGSKTRKIPYPTKNPFTWLFLLVSCPNYTYEVGSWIGFAIMTQCLPVALFSLVGFTQMTIWAKGKHRSYLKEFRDYPPLRMPIIPFLL
- the TECR gene encoding very-long-chain enoyl-CoA reductase isoform X3; the protein is MCPSHRRQVWLVTESSQAGGGPRNTDTNAPHADQDAEFPGQVEILDAKTREKLCFLDKVEPHATIAEIKNLFTKTHPQWYPARQSLRLDPKGKSLKDEDVLQKLPVGTTATLYFRDLGAQISWVTVFLTEYAGPLFIYLLFYFRVPFIYGHKYDFTSSRHTVVHLACICHSFHYIKRLLETLFVHRFSHGTMPLRNIFKNCTYYWGFAAWMAYYINHPLYTPPTYGAQQVKLALAIFVICQLGNFSIHMALRDLRPAGSKTRKIPYPTKNPFTWLFLLVSCPNYTYEVGSWIGFAIMTQCLPVALFSLVGFTQMTIWAKGKHRSYLKEFRDYPPLRMPIIPFLL